A window from Mytilus galloprovincialis chromosome 8, xbMytGall1.hap1.1, whole genome shotgun sequence encodes these proteins:
- the LOC143085393 gene encoding uncharacterized protein LOC143085393 isoform X4, producing the protein MIVSEEGKQLYHGHIQEVFDNKAVVAFIEELGERREVDVDRLRPDKSAKARSIIKHWQKRRMKAMTVEQNLPPRMTQPAALPPPLPLSNVQNDKQAVPVSNMPPPPPVTMAVPMQPPPVFHQPPLVAYGPMMDQPPHPHTNVPVACLGMDGQPPPMPPHMMNGGAMVAYNGENGMMGQESMTNPVVYVPFMETIMPTEVNVDYPPSEDSRGLDLPLNDINTLRFFFNLGVSHYRTVSLLSHSMAASHNGITQGQSLIVLCQSAPVTKYKTSPSNGVDYAPVFSTFIQPTTHSPDNGNENDDRSSNISNDSGCEANKNDSEQDNVKNNEGSMIERNGNSSDMSISDSVSTPPPEIETSSDHGYKTVKRRKYFMYKNLKLIKPIKEIPNKYLDLLKYLSLEKSRCEGEPIILAPQNIPQPVNVGNMAHNQMPLSQCNSCNVNLNPSAQSFVPGKVPSGMVISNLPNSCSSQGNNSTINSKNSMPPPSSPSVHNACSSHTCLPNMPKPYVSPHNISFSHFHTIPFPAGQ; encoded by the exons GAGAGAAGTAGATGTAGATAGACTACGTCCAGACAAATCGGCTAAAGCTA GATCTATTATTAAACATTGGCAAAAAAGGCGG ATGAAAGCAATGACTGTTGAACAGAACCTCCCCCCTCGCATGACTCAGCCTGCAGCTCTCCCTCCTCCTCTTCCTCTTTCTAATGTACAGAATGACA AACAAGCAGTACCAGTATCTAATATGCCACCACCTCCACCAGTTACAATGGCTGTCCCAATGCAGCCACCACCAGTCTTCCATCAACCTCCACTTGTGGCATACGGTCCAATGATGGACCAACCACCACATCCACATACGAATGTACCTGTAGCATGTCTTGGTATGGATGGCCAGCCACCACCGATGCCACCTCATATGATGAATGGTGGTGCTATGGTTGCCTATAATGGTGAGAACGGCATGATGGGACAAGAAAGTATGACAAATCCCGTTGTTTATGTTCCATTCATGGAAACGATTATGCCTACAGAAGTTAATGTGGATTATCCTCCTTCTGAAGATTCCAGGGGACTGGATCTCCCTCTTAATG ATATCAACACACTGAGATTTTTCTTTAACCTTGGTGTCAGT CATTACAGAACTGTTAGTCTTCTGAGTCACTCCATGGCTGCTAGTCACAATGGAATCACACAGGGTCAGTCTCTGATAGTTTTATGTCAGTCTGCCCCggtaacaaaatataaaactagTCCTAGTAATGGAGTTGATTATGCTCCTGTCTTTTCAACTTTCATACAACCAACGACACATAGTCCTGACAATGGTAATGAAAATGATGATAGAAGTAGTAACATATCGAATGATAGTGGGTGTGAGGCAAACAAGAATGATAGCGAACAAGATAATGTCAAAAACAACGAGGGTAGCATGATCGAGAGAAATGGTAATAGTTCAGATATGTCAATATCCGATTCTGTCAGCACTCCTCCTCCAGAGATAGAAACATCGTCAGATCATGGTTATAAGACTGTCaaacgtagaaaatattttatgtataaaaatcTCAAACTTATCAAGCCTATCAAAGAAATACCAAACAAATATCTTGATTTGTTGAAATATTTAAGTCTTGAAAAATCAAGGTGTGAAGGTGAACCAATTATTTTGGCACCCCAGAATATACCTCAACCTGTTAATGTTGGGAATATGGCACACAATCAGATGCCTCTGTCACAGTGTAATTCATGTAATGTCAACTTGAATCCCTCGGCACAAAGTTTTGTTCCAGGGAAAGTTCCAAGTGGCATGGTAATATCAAATTTACCAAATAGTTGTAGTAGTCAAGGCAACAATAGTACAATTAATAGTAAGAATAGCATGCCACCACCATCTTCTCCTTCTGTGCACAATGCATGTTCTAGTCATACTTGCCTGCCTAATATGCCTAAACCATATGTATCGCCACATAACATTAGCTTTTCACATTTTCATACCATTCCCTTTCCAGCAGGTCAATGA
- the LOC143085393 gene encoding uncharacterized protein LOC143085393 isoform X6, translating to MPPPPPVTMAVPMQPPPVFHQPPLVAYGPMMDQPPHPHTNVPVACLGMDGQPPPMPPHMMNGGAMVAYNGENGMMGQESMTNPVVYVPFMETIMPTEVNVDYPPSEDSRGLDLPLNDINTLRFFFNLGVSHYRTVSLLSHSMAASHNGITQGQSLIVLCQSAPVTKYKTSPSNGVDYAPVFSTFIQPTTHSPDNGNENDDRSSNISNDSGCEANKNDSEQDNVKNNEGSMIERNGNSSDMSISDSVSTPPPEIETSSDHGYKTVKRRKYFMYKNLKLIKPIKEIPNKYLDLLKYLSLEKSRCEGEPIILAPQNIPQPVNVGNMAHNQMPLSQCNSCNVNLNPSAQSFVPGKVPSGMVISNLPNSCSSQGNNSTINSKNSMPPPSSPSVHNACSSHTCLPNMPKPYVSPHNISFSHFHTIPFPAGQ from the exons ATGCCACCACCTCCACCAGTTACAATGGCTGTCCCAATGCAGCCACCACCAGTCTTCCATCAACCTCCACTTGTGGCATACGGTCCAATGATGGACCAACCACCACATCCACATACGAATGTACCTGTAGCATGTCTTGGTATGGATGGCCAGCCACCACCGATGCCACCTCATATGATGAATGGTGGTGCTATGGTTGCCTATAATGGTGAGAACGGCATGATGGGACAAGAAAGTATGACAAATCCCGTTGTTTATGTTCCATTCATGGAAACGATTATGCCTACAGAAGTTAATGTGGATTATCCTCCTTCTGAAGATTCCAGGGGACTGGATCTCCCTCTTAATG ATATCAACACACTGAGATTTTTCTTTAACCTTGGTGTCAGT CATTACAGAACTGTTAGTCTTCTGAGTCACTCCATGGCTGCTAGTCACAATGGAATCACACAGGGTCAGTCTCTGATAGTTTTATGTCAGTCTGCCCCggtaacaaaatataaaactagTCCTAGTAATGGAGTTGATTATGCTCCTGTCTTTTCAACTTTCATACAACCAACGACACATAGTCCTGACAATGGTAATGAAAATGATGATAGAAGTAGTAACATATCGAATGATAGTGGGTGTGAGGCAAACAAGAATGATAGCGAACAAGATAATGTCAAAAACAACGAGGGTAGCATGATCGAGAGAAATGGTAATAGTTCAGATATGTCAATATCCGATTCTGTCAGCACTCCTCCTCCAGAGATAGAAACATCGTCAGATCATGGTTATAAGACTGTCaaacgtagaaaatattttatgtataaaaatcTCAAACTTATCAAGCCTATCAAAGAAATACCAAACAAATATCTTGATTTGTTGAAATATTTAAGTCTTGAAAAATCAAGGTGTGAAGGTGAACCAATTATTTTGGCACCCCAGAATATACCTCAACCTGTTAATGTTGGGAATATGGCACACAATCAGATGCCTCTGTCACAGTGTAATTCATGTAATGTCAACTTGAATCCCTCGGCACAAAGTTTTGTTCCAGGGAAAGTTCCAAGTGGCATGGTAATATCAAATTTACCAAATAGTTGTAGTAGTCAAGGCAACAATAGTACAATTAATAGTAAGAATAGCATGCCACCACCATCTTCTCCTTCTGTGCACAATGCATGTTCTAGTCATACTTGCCTGCCTAATATGCCTAAACCATATGTATCGCCACATAACATTAGCTTTTCACATTTTCATACCATTCCCTTTCCAGCAGGTCAATGA
- the LOC143085393 gene encoding uncharacterized protein LOC143085393 isoform X5 encodes MKAMTVEQNLPPRMTQPAALPPPLPLSNVQNDKQAVPVSNMPPPPPVTMAVPMQPPPVFHQPPLVAYGPMMDQPPHPHTNVPVACLGMDGQPPPMPPHMMNGGAMVAYNGENGMMGQESMTNPVVYVPFMETIMPTEVNVDYPPSEDSRGLDLPLNDINTLRFFFNLGVSHYRTVSLLSHSMAASHNGITQGQSLIVLCQSAPVTKYKTSPSNGVDYAPVFSTFIQPTTHSPDNGNENDDRSSNISNDSGCEANKNDSEQDNVKNNEGSMIERNGNSSDMSISDSVSTPPPEIETSSDHGYKTVKRRKYFMYKNLKLIKPIKEIPNKYLDLLKYLSLEKSRCEGEPIILAPQNIPQPVNVGNMAHNQMPLSQCNSCNVNLNPSAQSFVPGKVPSGMVISNLPNSCSSQGNNSTINSKNSMPPPSSPSVHNACSSHTCLPNMPKPYVSPHNISFSHFHTIPFPAGQ; translated from the exons ATGAAAGCAATGACTGTTGAACAGAACCTCCCCCCTCGCATGACTCAGCCTGCAGCTCTCCCTCCTCCTCTTCCTCTTTCTAATGTACAGAATGACA AACAAGCAGTACCAGTATCTAATATGCCACCACCTCCACCAGTTACAATGGCTGTCCCAATGCAGCCACCACCAGTCTTCCATCAACCTCCACTTGTGGCATACGGTCCAATGATGGACCAACCACCACATCCACATACGAATGTACCTGTAGCATGTCTTGGTATGGATGGCCAGCCACCACCGATGCCACCTCATATGATGAATGGTGGTGCTATGGTTGCCTATAATGGTGAGAACGGCATGATGGGACAAGAAAGTATGACAAATCCCGTTGTTTATGTTCCATTCATGGAAACGATTATGCCTACAGAAGTTAATGTGGATTATCCTCCTTCTGAAGATTCCAGGGGACTGGATCTCCCTCTTAATG ATATCAACACACTGAGATTTTTCTTTAACCTTGGTGTCAGT CATTACAGAACTGTTAGTCTTCTGAGTCACTCCATGGCTGCTAGTCACAATGGAATCACACAGGGTCAGTCTCTGATAGTTTTATGTCAGTCTGCCCCggtaacaaaatataaaactagTCCTAGTAATGGAGTTGATTATGCTCCTGTCTTTTCAACTTTCATACAACCAACGACACATAGTCCTGACAATGGTAATGAAAATGATGATAGAAGTAGTAACATATCGAATGATAGTGGGTGTGAGGCAAACAAGAATGATAGCGAACAAGATAATGTCAAAAACAACGAGGGTAGCATGATCGAGAGAAATGGTAATAGTTCAGATATGTCAATATCCGATTCTGTCAGCACTCCTCCTCCAGAGATAGAAACATCGTCAGATCATGGTTATAAGACTGTCaaacgtagaaaatattttatgtataaaaatcTCAAACTTATCAAGCCTATCAAAGAAATACCAAACAAATATCTTGATTTGTTGAAATATTTAAGTCTTGAAAAATCAAGGTGTGAAGGTGAACCAATTATTTTGGCACCCCAGAATATACCTCAACCTGTTAATGTTGGGAATATGGCACACAATCAGATGCCTCTGTCACAGTGTAATTCATGTAATGTCAACTTGAATCCCTCGGCACAAAGTTTTGTTCCAGGGAAAGTTCCAAGTGGCATGGTAATATCAAATTTACCAAATAGTTGTAGTAGTCAAGGCAACAATAGTACAATTAATAGTAAGAATAGCATGCCACCACCATCTTCTCCTTCTGTGCACAATGCATGTTCTAGTCATACTTGCCTGCCTAATATGCCTAAACCATATGTATCGCCACATAACATTAGCTTTTCACATTTTCATACCATTCCCTTTCCAGCAGGTCAATGA